GAATTAAGAGCATAATCTGGAACGAATTCTGTAGTCAATGCTATATCCTTGTTAGTGTCTTGGATGTAGTCAACTAATGGATCATACTGACCCATTCCAAAGAATTCATGCTTCCCATTTTTAAGAGGTCCAAATTCCCtgttgaactctttgacTTGATAATATGGTAAATCTAGTTTGTGTGCAGCCGCAATAAACGTCTCCTTATCACCTTCACCAGCTGCTCCCTGACTTAATAAAGGATAGAAATAGTCAGGTCCATAATAATTGTAATACATGGACAAAACCaatgttgaaaaatgaacccttttgttgatcaaaagtTGACCCGTTTCAGACAGTGCTTCTGGGATAGCTCCCATAGCATCATGAAATGAAATGGGATCATTCTCTCCTCTCTTATCACCATTGAAGTAGCTTGATCTCTCTCTGATTTTAGGATTAACTTGTATGTCGGCAATCGTATAGAATGAAggtgaagttgatcttCTCCACAAGTCAGGCCAGATGACAAGATGGTGGTTCGTAAAAGGTTCGTTTGCAAACAAAGAGTCAGGGTTCTGGATGGGAAGATTATCAGCATCCAAGTATAACACATTTTCAAATGACGAAATGAGTAATGCAACGTTCTTGTACTGGTAGCCTTGTATGTTTGAAATAAGCTCTTTGGGTAAATAATGAGACATCACCTTACATTTACCGTTAAGAGCCGGGAGAATGTTATTGCACAAATCCACATCGTAGTCAGATTCATGAGGAACAATTAACTCTACTGGCAACTGAGAGCCTGTGGATCTTAACATTTTAATGGACAATAATGCCAATTGATTGTAATCATCACCGCCCAAATACACTATACCATCTCCTTTCATGAACTCATTATAttttccaaacttgaagagatCAGGGGGAAATTCCttcaccattttcttcataAACGATGCATGACTGCCCTTTAAACCATTTATTTCATTATCATCCAACCTCAAGTAATTGGCTAAAACCTGTTCGGTTCGGACAACCTCTTCCAAGTAATTTTCACGCAAATGGCCGCCATAAAGAGGTATACGACCATCTCTATTGGGATACTTGTCCGTGTCCCTAGCTATACGATAATGGTCATCATTATTAATAGATGGAATTCCAGGCTTACACTGGTCGAGCATCTCGAATAAGTCCTCAAAAAAACGTTGGAAAGCGGACTTGAACTCGTCATCGTATTCaagtttgatcaaagaacCATCCTTTGCCATTTCTATGATGCCTTTAGCTAGCGTGTCAGTGGCATTGGCATAATCGTATTCCTTAATCGATATCACATTGAACCCTTGCGATTGAAGGTCATTAGGATTGGTTATAGGACGAGGAGTATTAAGTTGAAAGGATCTCAAGTCCGATTTCTGTGGGTTGACAAGAGTTGATTCCTGTATTATAGCTAGTTTGGACAACTCATCTATATGGTAAATCCTATTTGACTTAAACTGACCAGTTGCTGCCTTGACCAAATCGAGAGACAGACGATTCAATTCAAAAGAATTTGTGGTGACGTAGACCAAGTTAATGACCGCCAAGAGCAACAAGAGCACCAACACCCTTCGGTAGCGTCTCGCAAAGTCTAGCTTGATCATGagtttgattttgtggaAGCTTAAAAAGTCAGATTTGAAAACAAGCTCCGTGCTTACTGCAATTTCGCATTCCGGTTTTTTTCTTCGCGTGTCCGAAGAGGAAACAAGCGAATATTAACGAGATAAAAATAGGTTTGAGAGACAAAGCATTGCTGTGAGAAACTAAGAAACTAAGATTGGCTCTGTTACTCAAAATACAAGTTCGACAAGAGAATGCTTTAGCTGAAGTTTTATGTCAATTAATCTGAGTCTCTCAAACTTGAATATCATTTCCGTTGCAGTCGTAGCAGGCTACTCAAAAGCAGATCCTTTTGTTTATAGTGCCACGACATACACATGGGCACGACATGCACATGGTCGTTTACCAACGTGCGAGCTTTGAAGATTTAGGGACCTCACACGACTTCCGCGCCAGGGGCTTGATTCTTGAGCATTCGTGCTTTATCACGTGACAAATCCACCTCTCATCACGAGAATCTTATCGCGACAGCCGAAACATATGTTTATCTGAGTGCGTGAAGGATAAGATGGACCATCCGTTCGATATTGAGCAGGACAACAATCCATCCCTCTATGGTAATTCCTTCCAAGATGATCAGTACTTTAACAAGTCATTGTCAGTTCTGTCTACACTACACAAACTTTTGGCTTCATCCACATTACAAATAGAGATTGCTCAAACCGAAAAGCTTATAAACTCCAACATCATAGTTTACTTGATAAAGGTATTCGACTCCGAAACTACAGATCATATAATTGTAAAGCGTCGGTATAGTGAGTTTAAGTCCTTTCGGGACAACTTATTGAAGCTTTACCCGACAAAGTTGATTCCTCCTATCCCTGAAAAGCATTCACTACTCTCATATGTGTTAAATTCTATCAATGCAAATAATGAAGTGGAACTAATTGGCTTCAGGAAGAGATTTTTTAACCAGTTCATGATTGACTTAATAGCTGTTCGATTCCTCAATTCTTCTCCTTTTCTACAGAAATTCTTGGACCCAAACTACGAATTATGCTGGAATAATGCATTAAACGAGCTGCCCATAAGCAATCTACCCAAAAGCCTTTTACTATCTAATCCCTTAGATCCAACAGATCAAAATGGTCTCTATTTGTTACTACCCAAAATTAACAGCTTTCATAACAACAATTTACTGGAGTTGTATAAACTCAACTTGGATCCATTGAGCCACATGAATGATTCTTTATTGCGATTGAGCAATCAAATAAATTTTGCTAAGTTCCCAGTCAACGAGTTTGTCACTATTCCGAcaaatatcatcaattttGAGACGTACATTCTTCACAACctcaaaatcttgaagaatcttcaCAAGTATAATGCTGGTcatatcaagaatttcaaATTGTTATTGTCAATAATGATTAATTTGGGAGgcaatttgaacaacttttcCTTGGAGATATATGAGCTAAACACTCACCTCAGTAACCttattgaaaagtttggaTCTATCATTGATCTtaactttttgaactttgaaaacttcttgtttgAGAACTTTATACCCCATTGGCACGAAACTATCACTCAGCTTTATCAATATTTTAACATTGCATTAAACTTGCTCAACTTTTACAAGTATAAGATTTTGCAATTTAAGATCCTTTTCAACACGAAGTTTGCAATCTTTAAccaattgaccaatttgaatACTTCTTTGAGTGTCAATGATTTAAACCATTTGAATGAGTTAAATTCACCCTCCATTAATAATTTGGTTAAGAGCTACCAGTCTAGAGGACTGTTACGGACAAAGAAGTCTTGGTTTAGAGTATTCGGAGGTAGTAATGCCACTGCTGCTAGTAGTCTACCCTCTCCAGCTTTGTCAGCCAAGGCCAACAATTCTagttcaacaccttctACACCCGACAATCCTGATGCTCGGATAAAAATTGAATACTTAGAACGGGAATTGAATAAGTTGGATCAGTTGATTGATTTGATGAATCATGATTTAGTAAGTTTAACGAAGGAAATCGACCATAACTTAGGAGAATTTGCCAAACTTATTGAGAAAAAGTGGTTGGAGGTTTTTCTAAATTTTATACAATCCACCAAACAGTTgttcattgaaaatttGAGCAATTGGCAGGAATTCAAAGATGCTTTTGAATGTTAGCATGGTTTCTATATATATAAGTTCGCATCAAATTCTGGTTCGCGATTTTCTAAAAAAGTAGTTCGTTTTGTTTTACATCGAGTGGCAATAATGTCGGCAATGGATATTGATAATGATATTTCCACAGTGTTGGGAAACATCAGGCAAGAAa
The window above is part of the Yamadazyma tenuis chromosome 4, complete sequence genome. Proteins encoded here:
- the SNX41 gene encoding Sorting nexin-41 (COG:U; EggNog:ENOG503NUQ8), whose amino-acid sequence is MDHPFDIEQDNNPSLYGNSFQDDQYFNKSLSVSSTLHKLLASSTLQIEIAQTEKLINSNIIVYLIKVFDSETTDHIIVKRRYSEFKSFRDNLLKLYPTKLIPPIPEKHSLLSYVLNSINANNEVELIGFRKRFFNQFMIDLIAVRFLNSSPFLQKFLDPNYELCWNNALNESPISNLPKSLLLSNPLDPTDQNGLYLLLPKINSFHNNNLSELYKLNLDPLSHMNDSLLRLSNQINFAKFPVNEFVTIPTNIINFETYILHNLKILKNLHKYNAGHIKNFKLLLSIMINLGGNLNNFSLEIYELNTHLSNLIEKFGSIIDLNFLNFENFLFENFIPHWHETITQLYQYFNIALNLLNFYKYKILQFKILFNTKFAIFNQLTNLNTSLSVNDLNHLNELNSPSINNLVKSYQSRGSLRTKKSWFRVFGGSNATAASSLPSPALSAKANNSSSTPSTPDNPDARIKIEYLERELNKLDQLIDLMNHDLVSLTKEIDHNLGEFAKLIEKKWLEVFLNFIQSTKQLFIENLSNWQEFKDAFEC
- a CDS encoding uncharacterized protein (COG:G; EggNog:ENOG503PBGE; CAZy:GT71); the encoded protein is MIKLDFARRYRRVLVLLLLLAVINLVYVTTNSFELNRSSLDLVKAATGQFKSNRIYHIDELSKLAIIQESTLVNPQKSDLRSFQLNTPRPITNPNDLQSQGFNVISIKEYDYANATDTLAKGIIEMAKDGSLIKLEYDDEFKSAFQRFFEDLFEMLDQCKPGIPSINNDDHYRIARDTDKYPNRDGRIPLYGGHLRENYLEEVVRTEQVLANYLRLDDNEINGLKGSHASFMKKMVKEFPPDLFKFGKYNEFMKGDGIVYLGGDDYNQLALLSIKMLRSTGSQLPVELIVPHESDYDVDLCNNILPALNGKCKVMSHYLPKELISNIQGYQYKNVALLISSFENVLYLDADNLPIQNPDSLFANEPFTNHHLVIWPDLWRRSTSPSFYTIADIQVNPKIRERSSYFNGDKRGENDPISFHDAMGAIPEASSETGQLLINKRVHFSTLVLSMYYNYYGPDYFYPLLSQGAAGEGDKETFIAAAHKLDLPYYQVKEFNREFGPLKNGKHEFFGMGQYDPLVDYIQDTNKDIALTTEFVPDYALNSDDKEHSNYDYHYFKSSSLMFLHANWPKYKLHEMFNHNSYGRGPTFDGKRRRLYEWNIIDETYGFDVELSIMSSLQWLYCEMNINLKKVPEVGSEDRTKICLEINSHISFMISVQ